The segment GGAGAGGTGGTCCTGATCCTGGATGTTCCCACGCTCTTCCGCAGTCTGTCCACCGCGCAGATCGGTGTGAGCGGCATGACGGAGGGCCTGTAAATGTCTCCAATCGAAGGACGCGAAGAAATCCGGGAGAACAAGAACTTCCTGAAGTTCGTCATGTTCGGCCTGGGCTCTGAGCGCTACTCCGTCCCCGTTCTCAAGGTCAAGGAAATCATCGCAACCGCGCGGATCTTCCCGCTGCCCAAGATGCCCGACTTTGTCGAAGGCATCATCTCGCTTCGCGGTGAAATCATCCCCATTGTCGACCTGCGAAAGCGCTTCGAACTGCCCGAAGCCGAAGACACCGAAGAAGCCCGCATCGTGGTGCTGGAGATGGACAGCTTCTTTGTCGGCATCTCCGTCGATCTGGTCTACGAAGTCATCAAGATCGATGAAGACCTCATCGAGCCGCCGCCACCGCTGGTGGGCGGGCTGCGCGCCGACTACCTCGAGGGCGTGTGCGAAATCGGCGAGCACCTGATCACCATTCTCAATCTCGAACAGATATTCTCCATGAC is part of the Chrysiogenia bacterium genome and harbors:
- a CDS encoding purine-binding chemotaxis protein CheW → MSPIEGREEIRENKNFLKFVMFGLGSERYSVPVLKVKEIIATARIFPLPKMPDFVEGIISLRGEIIPIVDLRKRFELPEAEDTEEARIVVLEMDSFFVGISVDLVYEVIKIDEDLIEPPPPLVGGLRADYLEGVCEIGEHLITILNLEQIFSMTEKAILAKAAGGEETAAENGLPAPGDSGNHDEFLGKWNDALSSGKAKQAEEPAVAPAPAAPEFEVGASQDVAVSPDGKIEHGGRMFFLGKRFAGQSVHVAPSAEGLVISQGDEVIKRFRV